From the genome of Vicia villosa cultivar HV-30 ecotype Madison, WI linkage group LG2, Vvil1.0, whole genome shotgun sequence, one region includes:
- the LOC131653083 gene encoding type IV inositol polyphosphate 5-phosphatase 3-like isoform X1 codes for MEEENCAPIFKKQVSNLEEAHQQKDNLKKAVMKKRSHHHQQRTWAELCCLGCSSIQLFWARVVMRKWLNIGSNQSDYSADPEDEDDADYEEDDPDNDLQNEVWGRQSRFMDGTGIDAPPESKDFVPKLRKQKSSTYRSQYINSKELRVCAATWNVGGRLPPDDLDIDEWLGVDEPADIYVLGLQEIVPLNPGNIFGAEDTRPVPKWENIIREALNRVEPSVTKTKCFSDPPSPSKFQPTDDGPDIEEEILFESDSDIGEEVHPLDEAQNISDGSNTNEIMNTNLLASDNADSANSSAPNVFDYKRQYTFPKKFDWPQCPSENWDASITQKTKKLTRMLSGSERIGLSWPEPPLHLVSQRVLERPTSFKSLKSFKSLKSFKTYNAFKSIMDEMPGMGLLPEIDLEALIKRKRRSPYVRIVSKQMVGVFITVWVRRRLRKHIHNLKVSTVGVGIMGYIGNKGSVSVSMSIYQTLFCFICTHLTSGEKEGDELKRNYDVHEILRRTHFHSPSIVGLPKGILDHERIIWLGDLNYRLNLSDAETKALIKKKQWSKLAEKDQLMREIKNGAFGGWSEGALNFPPTYKYEVNSDKYYGGDPKAPKRTPAWCDRVLSYGKGMKLLNYRRTELKLSDHRPVTATYIVEVESFSPRKLQRALTFTNAEIENEEAIKHLVSWK; via the exons CAGTTATGAAGAAAAGGTCACATCATCATCAACAG AGAACATGGGCTGAATTGTGTTGTTTGGGTTGCTCCTCCATACAGCTTTTTTGGGCAAGAGTGGTTATGCGTAAATGGCTTAATATTGGTAGCAATCAGTCTGATTATAGTGCTGAtcctgaagatgaagatgatgctgATTATGAGGAAGATGATCCTGATAATGATTTACAAAATGAAG TATGGGGAAGACAGTCGCGATTTATGGACGGGACAGGTATTGATGCTCCCCCTGAATCAAAAG ACTTTGTTCCAAAGTTAAGGAAACAGAAGTCATCAACTTATAGATCTCAGTATATTAACTCAAAGGAACTGAG GGTATGTGCTGCGACATGGAATGTTGGAGGAAGACTTCCACCTGATGACCTAGATATTGATGAGTGGCTAGGTGTCGATGAACCAGCTGACATCTATGTCCTCGG TCTTCAAGAGATTGTACCCTTAAACCCCGGCAATATTTTTGGTGCTGAAGATACTCGCCCTGTTCCAAAATGGGAGAATATTATTCGTGAAGCACTTAATAGAGTCGAACCTTCAGTAACGAAGACCAAATGCTTTAGTGACCCACCATCTCCATCAAAATTTCAGCCAACAGATGATGGCCCAGATATAGAAGAAGAAATACTATTTGAAAGTGACAGTGACATCGGCGAGGAAGTCCATCCTTTGGATGAAGCGCAAAATATTTCTGATGGTAGTAATACGAACGAAATCATGAATACCAATTTACTGGCTTCCGACAATGCTGATAGTGCCAACTCCAGTGCCCCGAATGTctttgattataaaagacagtaTACTTTTCCAAAGAAGTTCGATTGGCCACAATGTCCGTCAGAAAACTGGGATGCATCAATTACCCAAAAGACCAAAAAACTAACCAGAATGCTTAGTGGATCTGAAAGGATTGGTTTGAGTTGGCCGGAGCCTCCGCTACATCTAGTGTCTCAAAGAGTTTTGGAGAGACCAACTTCTTTTAAATCATTGAAATCCTTTAAGTCGTTAAAATCATTCAAAACATATAATGCTTTCAAGTCAATTATGGATGAAATGCCAGGAATGGGGTTGCTTCCTGAAATTGACCTTGAAGCTTTAATAAAACGGAAAAGAAGATCACCATATGTAAGGATTGTTAGCAAGCAAATGGTCGGAGTTTTCATCACCGTATGGGTTCGTCGGAGATTACGGAAACATATTCACAATTTAAAGGTCTCAACCGTAGGTGTTGGCATTATGGGATATATTGGTAACAAA GGATCAGTATCTGTCAGCATGTCCATATATCAGACACTTTTCTGTTTTATATGTACGCACCTTACGTCTGGGGAAAAGGAAGGAGACGAGCTAAAACGAAATTATGATGTTCATGAAATACTGCGCAGAACACATTTTCATTCACCTTCTATTGTTGGACTTCCAAAAGGAATCCTCGATCACGA AAGAATAATCTGGTTGGGTGATTTGAATTACCGTCTCAACTTATCAGATGCGGAAACAAAAGCTCTTATCAAGAAAAAACAGTGGTCAAAATTGGCTGAAAAGGATCAG CTCATGCGAGAAATCAAGAACGGTGCATTTGGAGGATGGTCAGAAGGGGCATTAAATTTCCCACCGACTTATAAATACGAGGTTAATTCAGACAAGTATTACGGAGGCGATCCAAAGGCTCCAAAGCGTACACCGGCATG GTGTGATCGTGTTCTTTCATACGGAAAAGGAATGAAATTACTGAATTACAGAAGGACTGAACTTAAGTTATCAGATCACAGACCTGTGACTGCTACATATATCGTTGAAGTTGAGTCGTTTTCGCCTAGGAAGCTACAGCGAGCCCTAACATTCACAAATGCAGAGATTGAAAATGAAGAAGCCATTAAACATTTAGTTAGTTGGAAATAA
- the LOC131653083 gene encoding type IV inositol polyphosphate 5-phosphatase 3-like isoform X6, which yields MRKWLNIGSNQSDYSADPEDEDDADYEEDDPDNDLQNEVWGRQSRFMDGTGIDAPPESKDFVPKLRKQKSSTYRSQYINSKELRVCAATWNVGGRLPPDDLDIDEWLGVDEPADIYVLGLQEIVPLNPGNIFGAEDTRPVPKWENIIREALNRVEPSVTKTKCFSDPPSPSKFQPTDDGPDIEEEILFESDSDIGEEVHPLDEAQNISDGSNTNEIMNTNLLASDNADSANSSAPNVFDYKRQYTFPKKFDWPQCPSENWDASITQKTKKLTRMLSGSERIGLSWPEPPLHLVSQRVLERPTSFKSLKSFKSLKSFKTYNAFKSIMDEMPGMGLLPEIDLEALIKRKRRSPYVRIVSKQMVGVFITVWVRRRLRKHIHNLKVSTVGVGIMGYIGNKGSVSVSMSIYQTLFCFICTHLTSGEKEGDELKRNYDVHEILRRTHFHSPSIVGLPKGILDHERIIWLGDLNYRLNLSDAETKALIKKKQWSKLAEKDQLMREIKNGAFGGWSEGALNFPPTYKYEVNSDKYYGGDPKAPKRTPAWCDRVLSYGKGMKLLNYRRTELKLSDHRPVTATYIVEVESFSPRKLQRALTFTNAEIENEEAIKHLVSWK from the exons ATGCGTAAATGGCTTAATATTGGTAGCAATCAGTCTGATTATAGTGCTGAtcctgaagatgaagatgatgctgATTATGAGGAAGATGATCCTGATAATGATTTACAAAATGAAG TATGGGGAAGACAGTCGCGATTTATGGACGGGACAGGTATTGATGCTCCCCCTGAATCAAAAG ACTTTGTTCCAAAGTTAAGGAAACAGAAGTCATCAACTTATAGATCTCAGTATATTAACTCAAAGGAACTGAG GGTATGTGCTGCGACATGGAATGTTGGAGGAAGACTTCCACCTGATGACCTAGATATTGATGAGTGGCTAGGTGTCGATGAACCAGCTGACATCTATGTCCTCGG TCTTCAAGAGATTGTACCCTTAAACCCCGGCAATATTTTTGGTGCTGAAGATACTCGCCCTGTTCCAAAATGGGAGAATATTATTCGTGAAGCACTTAATAGAGTCGAACCTTCAGTAACGAAGACCAAATGCTTTAGTGACCCACCATCTCCATCAAAATTTCAGCCAACAGATGATGGCCCAGATATAGAAGAAGAAATACTATTTGAAAGTGACAGTGACATCGGCGAGGAAGTCCATCCTTTGGATGAAGCGCAAAATATTTCTGATGGTAGTAATACGAACGAAATCATGAATACCAATTTACTGGCTTCCGACAATGCTGATAGTGCCAACTCCAGTGCCCCGAATGTctttgattataaaagacagtaTACTTTTCCAAAGAAGTTCGATTGGCCACAATGTCCGTCAGAAAACTGGGATGCATCAATTACCCAAAAGACCAAAAAACTAACCAGAATGCTTAGTGGATCTGAAAGGATTGGTTTGAGTTGGCCGGAGCCTCCGCTACATCTAGTGTCTCAAAGAGTTTTGGAGAGACCAACTTCTTTTAAATCATTGAAATCCTTTAAGTCGTTAAAATCATTCAAAACATATAATGCTTTCAAGTCAATTATGGATGAAATGCCAGGAATGGGGTTGCTTCCTGAAATTGACCTTGAAGCTTTAATAAAACGGAAAAGAAGATCACCATATGTAAGGATTGTTAGCAAGCAAATGGTCGGAGTTTTCATCACCGTATGGGTTCGTCGGAGATTACGGAAACATATTCACAATTTAAAGGTCTCAACCGTAGGTGTTGGCATTATGGGATATATTGGTAACAAA GGATCAGTATCTGTCAGCATGTCCATATATCAGACACTTTTCTGTTTTATATGTACGCACCTTACGTCTGGGGAAAAGGAAGGAGACGAGCTAAAACGAAATTATGATGTTCATGAAATACTGCGCAGAACACATTTTCATTCACCTTCTATTGTTGGACTTCCAAAAGGAATCCTCGATCACGA AAGAATAATCTGGTTGGGTGATTTGAATTACCGTCTCAACTTATCAGATGCGGAAACAAAAGCTCTTATCAAGAAAAAACAGTGGTCAAAATTGGCTGAAAAGGATCAG CTCATGCGAGAAATCAAGAACGGTGCATTTGGAGGATGGTCAGAAGGGGCATTAAATTTCCCACCGACTTATAAATACGAGGTTAATTCAGACAAGTATTACGGAGGCGATCCAAAGGCTCCAAAGCGTACACCGGCATG GTGTGATCGTGTTCTTTCATACGGAAAAGGAATGAAATTACTGAATTACAGAAGGACTGAACTTAAGTTATCAGATCACAGACCTGTGACTGCTACATATATCGTTGAAGTTGAGTCGTTTTCGCCTAGGAAGCTACAGCGAGCCCTAACATTCACAAATGCAGAGATTGAAAATGAAGAAGCCATTAAACATTTAGTTAGTTGGAAATAA
- the LOC131653083 gene encoding type IV inositol polyphosphate 5-phosphatase 3-like isoform X2, with amino-acid sequence MEEENCAPIFKKQVSNLEEAHQQKDNLKKVMKKRSHHHQQRTWAELCCLGCSSIQLFWARVVMRKWLNIGSNQSDYSADPEDEDDADYEEDDPDNDLQNEVWGRQSRFMDGTGIDAPPESKDFVPKLRKQKSSTYRSQYINSKELRVCAATWNVGGRLPPDDLDIDEWLGVDEPADIYVLGLQEIVPLNPGNIFGAEDTRPVPKWENIIREALNRVEPSVTKTKCFSDPPSPSKFQPTDDGPDIEEEILFESDSDIGEEVHPLDEAQNISDGSNTNEIMNTNLLASDNADSANSSAPNVFDYKRQYTFPKKFDWPQCPSENWDASITQKTKKLTRMLSGSERIGLSWPEPPLHLVSQRVLERPTSFKSLKSFKSLKSFKTYNAFKSIMDEMPGMGLLPEIDLEALIKRKRRSPYVRIVSKQMVGVFITVWVRRRLRKHIHNLKVSTVGVGIMGYIGNKGSVSVSMSIYQTLFCFICTHLTSGEKEGDELKRNYDVHEILRRTHFHSPSIVGLPKGILDHERIIWLGDLNYRLNLSDAETKALIKKKQWSKLAEKDQLMREIKNGAFGGWSEGALNFPPTYKYEVNSDKYYGGDPKAPKRTPAWCDRVLSYGKGMKLLNYRRTELKLSDHRPVTATYIVEVESFSPRKLQRALTFTNAEIENEEAIKHLVSWK; translated from the exons TTATGAAGAAAAGGTCACATCATCATCAACAG AGAACATGGGCTGAATTGTGTTGTTTGGGTTGCTCCTCCATACAGCTTTTTTGGGCAAGAGTGGTTATGCGTAAATGGCTTAATATTGGTAGCAATCAGTCTGATTATAGTGCTGAtcctgaagatgaagatgatgctgATTATGAGGAAGATGATCCTGATAATGATTTACAAAATGAAG TATGGGGAAGACAGTCGCGATTTATGGACGGGACAGGTATTGATGCTCCCCCTGAATCAAAAG ACTTTGTTCCAAAGTTAAGGAAACAGAAGTCATCAACTTATAGATCTCAGTATATTAACTCAAAGGAACTGAG GGTATGTGCTGCGACATGGAATGTTGGAGGAAGACTTCCACCTGATGACCTAGATATTGATGAGTGGCTAGGTGTCGATGAACCAGCTGACATCTATGTCCTCGG TCTTCAAGAGATTGTACCCTTAAACCCCGGCAATATTTTTGGTGCTGAAGATACTCGCCCTGTTCCAAAATGGGAGAATATTATTCGTGAAGCACTTAATAGAGTCGAACCTTCAGTAACGAAGACCAAATGCTTTAGTGACCCACCATCTCCATCAAAATTTCAGCCAACAGATGATGGCCCAGATATAGAAGAAGAAATACTATTTGAAAGTGACAGTGACATCGGCGAGGAAGTCCATCCTTTGGATGAAGCGCAAAATATTTCTGATGGTAGTAATACGAACGAAATCATGAATACCAATTTACTGGCTTCCGACAATGCTGATAGTGCCAACTCCAGTGCCCCGAATGTctttgattataaaagacagtaTACTTTTCCAAAGAAGTTCGATTGGCCACAATGTCCGTCAGAAAACTGGGATGCATCAATTACCCAAAAGACCAAAAAACTAACCAGAATGCTTAGTGGATCTGAAAGGATTGGTTTGAGTTGGCCGGAGCCTCCGCTACATCTAGTGTCTCAAAGAGTTTTGGAGAGACCAACTTCTTTTAAATCATTGAAATCCTTTAAGTCGTTAAAATCATTCAAAACATATAATGCTTTCAAGTCAATTATGGATGAAATGCCAGGAATGGGGTTGCTTCCTGAAATTGACCTTGAAGCTTTAATAAAACGGAAAAGAAGATCACCATATGTAAGGATTGTTAGCAAGCAAATGGTCGGAGTTTTCATCACCGTATGGGTTCGTCGGAGATTACGGAAACATATTCACAATTTAAAGGTCTCAACCGTAGGTGTTGGCATTATGGGATATATTGGTAACAAA GGATCAGTATCTGTCAGCATGTCCATATATCAGACACTTTTCTGTTTTATATGTACGCACCTTACGTCTGGGGAAAAGGAAGGAGACGAGCTAAAACGAAATTATGATGTTCATGAAATACTGCGCAGAACACATTTTCATTCACCTTCTATTGTTGGACTTCCAAAAGGAATCCTCGATCACGA AAGAATAATCTGGTTGGGTGATTTGAATTACCGTCTCAACTTATCAGATGCGGAAACAAAAGCTCTTATCAAGAAAAAACAGTGGTCAAAATTGGCTGAAAAGGATCAG CTCATGCGAGAAATCAAGAACGGTGCATTTGGAGGATGGTCAGAAGGGGCATTAAATTTCCCACCGACTTATAAATACGAGGTTAATTCAGACAAGTATTACGGAGGCGATCCAAAGGCTCCAAAGCGTACACCGGCATG GTGTGATCGTGTTCTTTCATACGGAAAAGGAATGAAATTACTGAATTACAGAAGGACTGAACTTAAGTTATCAGATCACAGACCTGTGACTGCTACATATATCGTTGAAGTTGAGTCGTTTTCGCCTAGGAAGCTACAGCGAGCCCTAACATTCACAAATGCAGAGATTGAAAATGAAGAAGCCATTAAACATTTAGTTAGTTGGAAATAA
- the LOC131653083 gene encoding type IV inositol polyphosphate 5-phosphatase 3-like isoform X5, with protein sequence MKKRSHHHQQRTWAELCCLGCSSIQLFWARVVMRKWLNIGSNQSDYSADPEDEDDADYEEDDPDNDLQNEVWGRQSRFMDGTGIDAPPESKDFVPKLRKQKSSTYRSQYINSKELRVCAATWNVGGRLPPDDLDIDEWLGVDEPADIYVLGLQEIVPLNPGNIFGAEDTRPVPKWENIIREALNRVEPSVTKTKCFSDPPSPSKFQPTDDGPDIEEEILFESDSDIGEEVHPLDEAQNISDGSNTNEIMNTNLLASDNADSANSSAPNVFDYKRQYTFPKKFDWPQCPSENWDASITQKTKKLTRMLSGSERIGLSWPEPPLHLVSQRVLERPTSFKSLKSFKSLKSFKTYNAFKSIMDEMPGMGLLPEIDLEALIKRKRRSPYVRIVSKQMVGVFITVWVRRRLRKHIHNLKVSTVGVGIMGYIGNKGSVSVSMSIYQTLFCFICTHLTSGEKEGDELKRNYDVHEILRRTHFHSPSIVGLPKGILDHERIIWLGDLNYRLNLSDAETKALIKKKQWSKLAEKDQLMREIKNGAFGGWSEGALNFPPTYKYEVNSDKYYGGDPKAPKRTPAWCDRVLSYGKGMKLLNYRRTELKLSDHRPVTATYIVEVESFSPRKLQRALTFTNAEIENEEAIKHLVSWK encoded by the exons ATGAAGAAAAGGTCACATCATCATCAACAG AGAACATGGGCTGAATTGTGTTGTTTGGGTTGCTCCTCCATACAGCTTTTTTGGGCAAGAGTGGTTATGCGTAAATGGCTTAATATTGGTAGCAATCAGTCTGATTATAGTGCTGAtcctgaagatgaagatgatgctgATTATGAGGAAGATGATCCTGATAATGATTTACAAAATGAAG TATGGGGAAGACAGTCGCGATTTATGGACGGGACAGGTATTGATGCTCCCCCTGAATCAAAAG ACTTTGTTCCAAAGTTAAGGAAACAGAAGTCATCAACTTATAGATCTCAGTATATTAACTCAAAGGAACTGAG GGTATGTGCTGCGACATGGAATGTTGGAGGAAGACTTCCACCTGATGACCTAGATATTGATGAGTGGCTAGGTGTCGATGAACCAGCTGACATCTATGTCCTCGG TCTTCAAGAGATTGTACCCTTAAACCCCGGCAATATTTTTGGTGCTGAAGATACTCGCCCTGTTCCAAAATGGGAGAATATTATTCGTGAAGCACTTAATAGAGTCGAACCTTCAGTAACGAAGACCAAATGCTTTAGTGACCCACCATCTCCATCAAAATTTCAGCCAACAGATGATGGCCCAGATATAGAAGAAGAAATACTATTTGAAAGTGACAGTGACATCGGCGAGGAAGTCCATCCTTTGGATGAAGCGCAAAATATTTCTGATGGTAGTAATACGAACGAAATCATGAATACCAATTTACTGGCTTCCGACAATGCTGATAGTGCCAACTCCAGTGCCCCGAATGTctttgattataaaagacagtaTACTTTTCCAAAGAAGTTCGATTGGCCACAATGTCCGTCAGAAAACTGGGATGCATCAATTACCCAAAAGACCAAAAAACTAACCAGAATGCTTAGTGGATCTGAAAGGATTGGTTTGAGTTGGCCGGAGCCTCCGCTACATCTAGTGTCTCAAAGAGTTTTGGAGAGACCAACTTCTTTTAAATCATTGAAATCCTTTAAGTCGTTAAAATCATTCAAAACATATAATGCTTTCAAGTCAATTATGGATGAAATGCCAGGAATGGGGTTGCTTCCTGAAATTGACCTTGAAGCTTTAATAAAACGGAAAAGAAGATCACCATATGTAAGGATTGTTAGCAAGCAAATGGTCGGAGTTTTCATCACCGTATGGGTTCGTCGGAGATTACGGAAACATATTCACAATTTAAAGGTCTCAACCGTAGGTGTTGGCATTATGGGATATATTGGTAACAAA GGATCAGTATCTGTCAGCATGTCCATATATCAGACACTTTTCTGTTTTATATGTACGCACCTTACGTCTGGGGAAAAGGAAGGAGACGAGCTAAAACGAAATTATGATGTTCATGAAATACTGCGCAGAACACATTTTCATTCACCTTCTATTGTTGGACTTCCAAAAGGAATCCTCGATCACGA AAGAATAATCTGGTTGGGTGATTTGAATTACCGTCTCAACTTATCAGATGCGGAAACAAAAGCTCTTATCAAGAAAAAACAGTGGTCAAAATTGGCTGAAAAGGATCAG CTCATGCGAGAAATCAAGAACGGTGCATTTGGAGGATGGTCAGAAGGGGCATTAAATTTCCCACCGACTTATAAATACGAGGTTAATTCAGACAAGTATTACGGAGGCGATCCAAAGGCTCCAAAGCGTACACCGGCATG GTGTGATCGTGTTCTTTCATACGGAAAAGGAATGAAATTACTGAATTACAGAAGGACTGAACTTAAGTTATCAGATCACAGACCTGTGACTGCTACATATATCGTTGAAGTTGAGTCGTTTTCGCCTAGGAAGCTACAGCGAGCCCTAACATTCACAAATGCAGAGATTGAAAATGAAGAAGCCATTAAACATTTAGTTAGTTGGAAATAA
- the LOC131653083 gene encoding type IV inositol polyphosphate 5-phosphatase 3-like isoform X3, giving the protein MEEENCAPIFKKQVSNLEEAHQQKDNLKKAVMKKRSHHHQQLFWARVVMRKWLNIGSNQSDYSADPEDEDDADYEEDDPDNDLQNEVWGRQSRFMDGTGIDAPPESKDFVPKLRKQKSSTYRSQYINSKELRVCAATWNVGGRLPPDDLDIDEWLGVDEPADIYVLGLQEIVPLNPGNIFGAEDTRPVPKWENIIREALNRVEPSVTKTKCFSDPPSPSKFQPTDDGPDIEEEILFESDSDIGEEVHPLDEAQNISDGSNTNEIMNTNLLASDNADSANSSAPNVFDYKRQYTFPKKFDWPQCPSENWDASITQKTKKLTRMLSGSERIGLSWPEPPLHLVSQRVLERPTSFKSLKSFKSLKSFKTYNAFKSIMDEMPGMGLLPEIDLEALIKRKRRSPYVRIVSKQMVGVFITVWVRRRLRKHIHNLKVSTVGVGIMGYIGNKGSVSVSMSIYQTLFCFICTHLTSGEKEGDELKRNYDVHEILRRTHFHSPSIVGLPKGILDHERIIWLGDLNYRLNLSDAETKALIKKKQWSKLAEKDQLMREIKNGAFGGWSEGALNFPPTYKYEVNSDKYYGGDPKAPKRTPAWCDRVLSYGKGMKLLNYRRTELKLSDHRPVTATYIVEVESFSPRKLQRALTFTNAEIENEEAIKHLVSWK; this is encoded by the exons CAGTTATGAAGAAAAGGTCACATCATCATCAACAG CTTTTTTGGGCAAGAGTGGTTATGCGTAAATGGCTTAATATTGGTAGCAATCAGTCTGATTATAGTGCTGAtcctgaagatgaagatgatgctgATTATGAGGAAGATGATCCTGATAATGATTTACAAAATGAAG TATGGGGAAGACAGTCGCGATTTATGGACGGGACAGGTATTGATGCTCCCCCTGAATCAAAAG ACTTTGTTCCAAAGTTAAGGAAACAGAAGTCATCAACTTATAGATCTCAGTATATTAACTCAAAGGAACTGAG GGTATGTGCTGCGACATGGAATGTTGGAGGAAGACTTCCACCTGATGACCTAGATATTGATGAGTGGCTAGGTGTCGATGAACCAGCTGACATCTATGTCCTCGG TCTTCAAGAGATTGTACCCTTAAACCCCGGCAATATTTTTGGTGCTGAAGATACTCGCCCTGTTCCAAAATGGGAGAATATTATTCGTGAAGCACTTAATAGAGTCGAACCTTCAGTAACGAAGACCAAATGCTTTAGTGACCCACCATCTCCATCAAAATTTCAGCCAACAGATGATGGCCCAGATATAGAAGAAGAAATACTATTTGAAAGTGACAGTGACATCGGCGAGGAAGTCCATCCTTTGGATGAAGCGCAAAATATTTCTGATGGTAGTAATACGAACGAAATCATGAATACCAATTTACTGGCTTCCGACAATGCTGATAGTGCCAACTCCAGTGCCCCGAATGTctttgattataaaagacagtaTACTTTTCCAAAGAAGTTCGATTGGCCACAATGTCCGTCAGAAAACTGGGATGCATCAATTACCCAAAAGACCAAAAAACTAACCAGAATGCTTAGTGGATCTGAAAGGATTGGTTTGAGTTGGCCGGAGCCTCCGCTACATCTAGTGTCTCAAAGAGTTTTGGAGAGACCAACTTCTTTTAAATCATTGAAATCCTTTAAGTCGTTAAAATCATTCAAAACATATAATGCTTTCAAGTCAATTATGGATGAAATGCCAGGAATGGGGTTGCTTCCTGAAATTGACCTTGAAGCTTTAATAAAACGGAAAAGAAGATCACCATATGTAAGGATTGTTAGCAAGCAAATGGTCGGAGTTTTCATCACCGTATGGGTTCGTCGGAGATTACGGAAACATATTCACAATTTAAAGGTCTCAACCGTAGGTGTTGGCATTATGGGATATATTGGTAACAAA GGATCAGTATCTGTCAGCATGTCCATATATCAGACACTTTTCTGTTTTATATGTACGCACCTTACGTCTGGGGAAAAGGAAGGAGACGAGCTAAAACGAAATTATGATGTTCATGAAATACTGCGCAGAACACATTTTCATTCACCTTCTATTGTTGGACTTCCAAAAGGAATCCTCGATCACGA AAGAATAATCTGGTTGGGTGATTTGAATTACCGTCTCAACTTATCAGATGCGGAAACAAAAGCTCTTATCAAGAAAAAACAGTGGTCAAAATTGGCTGAAAAGGATCAG CTCATGCGAGAAATCAAGAACGGTGCATTTGGAGGATGGTCAGAAGGGGCATTAAATTTCCCACCGACTTATAAATACGAGGTTAATTCAGACAAGTATTACGGAGGCGATCCAAAGGCTCCAAAGCGTACACCGGCATG GTGTGATCGTGTTCTTTCATACGGAAAAGGAATGAAATTACTGAATTACAGAAGGACTGAACTTAAGTTATCAGATCACAGACCTGTGACTGCTACATATATCGTTGAAGTTGAGTCGTTTTCGCCTAGGAAGCTACAGCGAGCCCTAACATTCACAAATGCAGAGATTGAAAATGAAGAAGCCATTAAACATTTAGTTAGTTGGAAATAA